Proteins from a single region of Pseudopedobacter saltans DSM 12145:
- a CDS encoding family 20 glycosylhydrolase, protein MRYKLLVIVLLFCSLRGMSDAIHEIIEVKWDLIDTETGKANPVSRLTIINPTDKPISCNDWSIWFNYMRRIDPLSVDKRFSITHKNGDLYRLGFEEANLFIPAKGKLEINYVTKGLVPNFTDVPSGLYVLNEKTNETNNIRNYDINTDVFTPAQQKIKLAAQYDINNKNLGGEKQLIIPTPQTLQLKTGKGFVLSGSTSLIFQPQFEKEAGRIKEFFKSTLGIDLSPVKNNGSVVSFVLDKNLGAESYKIEIQSNKLEIKASGTAGAFYAIQSIKSLISANQWKKSSSVVLPELSINDSPRFGYRGVSIDVARNFHDKSAIFRIIDAMAMYKLNKLHMHLIDDEGWRLEIKSIPELTEVGSRRSAGYSTGLSLQPSYGSGAIASKNQYYTEEDFIEILRYAKENHIEVVTEIETPGHSRAAIKSMQARYQKYLALGNIAEAERYLLNDPLDLSIYSSAQYWSDNVMNVGMPSTYRFISTVIDEVKLMYKKAGLEMKQIHLGGDEVPRGSWEKSPKIKSLMDSLKMTSVYEVWPYYISRISDLCKEKGLTLAGWEEMGMKNDGKGMKVNPALANRGIRLDVWNNIVGGGQEDLAYKLANAGYPVVYTSASNLYFDLAWRNVFDEPGHTWAGFIDLYKAYSFLPTNFFLNITEDSKGKKVTSALFEKKERLTAKGKQNIIGIKSGAWSEKILTTDRQEYMLYPRMLALAERAWAKETIWEKNNTFDKSAFDKDYKNFVAKVGEDELGKLNVINGGYHYRLPAIGIKEAAGKLLLNVEYPGFDIFYTDNGEEPGLRSEKVGQSVAYDAKKTYKFRVITAEGRMGEVVTL, encoded by the coding sequence ATGAGATATAAATTATTAGTAATCGTCTTACTTTTTTGCAGCTTAAGAGGGATGTCTGATGCTATTCATGAAATTATAGAAGTCAAATGGGATTTAATAGATACGGAAACAGGTAAGGCAAACCCGGTGTCGAGGTTGACAATTATAAATCCTACAGATAAGCCTATTTCCTGCAACGACTGGAGTATCTGGTTTAATTACATGAGAAGAATAGACCCGCTTTCTGTAGATAAAAGGTTTAGCATTACTCATAAAAATGGCGACCTGTATCGTTTGGGATTTGAAGAAGCAAACCTTTTTATTCCTGCCAAAGGAAAACTGGAGATAAACTATGTTACTAAAGGGCTGGTACCAAATTTTACAGATGTGCCCTCTGGACTATATGTTTTGAATGAGAAAACAAATGAGACCAATAATATTAGAAACTATGATATAAATACGGATGTATTTACTCCAGCTCAGCAGAAAATAAAATTGGCAGCGCAATATGACATTAATAATAAAAATCTGGGTGGCGAAAAGCAATTGATTATTCCAACGCCGCAAACACTCCAATTAAAAACAGGAAAGGGATTTGTTTTGTCAGGTTCTACTTCTCTAATATTTCAACCCCAGTTTGAGAAGGAAGCAGGTAGGATAAAGGAATTCTTTAAATCTACTTTGGGTATCGATTTGAGTCCTGTTAAAAATAATGGAAGTGTTGTGAGTTTTGTTTTAGACAAAAATTTAGGCGCCGAATCTTACAAAATAGAAATACAAAGCAATAAATTGGAAATTAAAGCTTCCGGTACAGCCGGAGCTTTTTATGCTATTCAGAGTATAAAATCTTTGATTTCTGCAAATCAATGGAAAAAATCATCGTCAGTAGTGCTGCCTGAACTTAGCATTAATGATAGCCCAAGATTTGGATACAGAGGAGTTTCGATAGATGTGGCGAGAAACTTCCACGATAAGTCGGCTATTTTTAGAATTATTGATGCAATGGCGATGTACAAACTGAATAAATTGCACATGCATTTGATTGATGATGAAGGTTGGAGGTTGGAAATAAAGTCTATTCCAGAACTAACGGAAGTTGGTAGCAGGAGATCGGCGGGTTATTCCACCGGTTTAAGTCTGCAGCCTTCTTATGGTTCGGGAGCAATTGCTTCAAAAAATCAATATTATACGGAAGAGGATTTTATTGAGATACTTAGGTATGCAAAAGAGAATCATATAGAAGTGGTAACAGAAATAGAAACACCTGGGCATTCCAGAGCAGCAATTAAGTCTATGCAGGCCAGGTATCAAAAATATCTGGCGTTGGGGAATATTGCAGAAGCCGAGCGTTATTTATTAAATGATCCGTTGGATTTATCTATCTACAGTTCTGCACAATATTGGAGCGATAATGTAATGAACGTAGGCATGCCATCTACTTATCGATTCATCTCCACCGTTATCGATGAGGTAAAGTTAATGTACAAGAAGGCCGGTTTAGAGATGAAGCAAATTCATTTGGGAGGCGATGAAGTCCCGCGTGGGTCGTGGGAGAAATCTCCTAAAATTAAATCTCTTATGGATAGCTTGAAAATGACCTCTGTTTACGAAGTATGGCCTTATTATATTAGCAGGATATCGGATTTATGCAAAGAGAAAGGTTTGACTTTAGCCGGATGGGAAGAAATGGGAATGAAGAACGACGGGAAGGGAATGAAAGTTAATCCGGCTCTGGCGAACAGAGGTATCAGACTAGACGTGTGGAATAATATTGTTGGAGGAGGGCAGGAAGATCTCGCTTACAAACTTGCCAATGCCGGGTATCCAGTGGTTTATACCAGTGCAAGTAACCTTTATTTTGACTTAGCGTGGAGAAATGTTTTTGATGAACCGGGACATACCTGGGCAGGGTTTATCGATTTGTACAAGGCTTACTCGTTTTTACCAACTAATTTTTTCCTTAATATAACAGAGGATAGTAAAGGGAAGAAAGTAACATCGGCTCTTTTTGAAAAGAAAGAGAGATTGACTGCAAAGGGAAAGCAGAATATAATAGGTATTAAATCTGGCGCTTGGTCTGAGAAGATTTTAACGACCGACCGACAGGAATATATGTTGTATCCGAGAATGTTAGCATTAGCAGAACGGGCCTGGGCTAAGGAAACTATTTGGGAGAAAAATAATACGTTTGATAAGTCTGCTTTCGATAAAGATTATAAAAACTTTGTAGCGAAGGTAGGAGAGGATGAGCTGGGAAAACTTAATGTAATTAACGGAGGATATCATTATCGTTTGCCTGCAATTGGAATAAAAGAAGCTGCTGGCAAGTTATTACTAAATGTTGAATATCCGGGGTTTGATATTTTTTATACCGATAACGGAGAAGAACCCGGTTTAAGATCTGAAAAGGTTGGGCAGTCTGTAGCGTACGATGCTAAAAAGACTTATAAATTCAGAGTAATAACCGCTGAAGGTAGGATGGGAGAAGTTGTGACTTTGTAG
- the purH gene encoding bifunctional phosphoribosylaminoimidazolecarboxamide formyltransferase/IMP cyclohydrolase, protein MNHPVKIKNALISVFYKDNLEPLILQLQKLGVNIYSTGGTETFIKNLGVDVIPVEDLTSYPSILGGRVKTLHPKVFGGILNRRDNTGDQEQIAQYEIPEIDLVIVDLYPFEETVRSGAEEQAIIEKIDIGGISLIRAAAKNHKDVVIIASKDDYSTLNNMLEAQNGSTSLEQRRAFARNAFNVSSHYDTAIFNWFNQGDDTLNVFKQSEQKASVLRYGENPHQKGFFYGDLDAMFDKLNGKELSYNNLVDVDAAVALIDEFTEPTFAILKHTNACGVASRTNLFEAWNDALACDPVSAFGGVIICNGEVDEATATEINKLFFEVLIAPSYSKEAEAIITTKKNRIILRRKDIELPKRLFKTLLNGVIEQDKDNTCEGPEQMTTVTEKQPTAQELKDLFFANKVVKHTKSNTIVFAKNDTLIASGVGQTSRVDALKQAVIKAESFGFDLKGSVMASDAFFPFPDCVELAAEAGITAVLQPGGSIKDQDSIDKANEKGLAMVTTGVRHFKH, encoded by the coding sequence ATGAATCATCCTGTAAAGATTAAAAACGCTTTAATTTCAGTCTTTTACAAAGACAATTTAGAACCACTTATTCTTCAACTTCAAAAGCTGGGAGTAAATATTTACTCTACTGGCGGAACCGAAACCTTCATTAAAAACCTAGGGGTTGATGTAATTCCGGTTGAAGATTTAACTTCTTACCCATCTATTTTAGGTGGAAGGGTAAAAACTTTGCATCCAAAAGTTTTTGGTGGAATTCTAAACAGAAGAGATAACACAGGTGATCAGGAGCAAATCGCTCAATATGAAATTCCAGAAATAGATTTAGTTATTGTTGATCTTTATCCTTTTGAGGAAACGGTTAGGTCTGGTGCAGAGGAACAAGCTATTATCGAGAAAATCGATATTGGTGGAATTTCTTTAATCAGAGCGGCTGCAAAAAACCACAAAGATGTTGTAATTATAGCTTCTAAAGATGATTATTCTACATTAAACAATATGTTAGAAGCGCAAAACGGATCTACATCTTTAGAGCAACGCAGAGCGTTTGCAAGAAACGCATTTAACGTTTCTTCGCATTACGATACAGCAATCTTCAACTGGTTCAATCAAGGTGATGATACATTAAATGTATTTAAACAAAGCGAGCAAAAAGCTTCTGTTTTACGTTACGGAGAAAACCCTCATCAAAAAGGCTTTTTCTATGGTGATTTAGACGCCATGTTCGATAAATTGAATGGAAAAGAGCTTTCTTATAATAATTTAGTGGATGTTGATGCAGCAGTAGCATTAATAGATGAATTTACAGAACCTACTTTTGCTATCCTAAAGCATACCAATGCTTGTGGTGTTGCCAGCAGAACTAATTTGTTTGAGGCATGGAACGATGCCCTGGCTTGTGACCCGGTTTCTGCTTTTGGTGGTGTAATCATTTGCAATGGCGAAGTAGACGAAGCTACAGCTACAGAAATCAATAAATTATTCTTCGAGGTTTTAATCGCTCCTTCTTATAGTAAAGAAGCTGAAGCTATTATCACCACCAAGAAAAACAGAATCATTTTAAGAAGAAAAGATATTGAGCTTCCTAAAAGATTATTCAAAACTTTATTAAACGGCGTTATAGAGCAAGACAAAGACAATACTTGCGAAGGCCCGGAACAAATGACTACGGTTACAGAGAAACAACCAACAGCACAAGAATTAAAAGACTTATTCTTTGCGAATAAAGTAGTTAAACACACTAAATCTAATACCATTGTTTTCGCTAAAAACGATACATTGATTGCTAGCGGTGTTGGACAGACTTCCAGAGTTGACGCGTTAAAACAAGCGGTTATTAAAGCAGAGTCTTTTGGTTTTGATTTAAAAGGTTCTGTTATGGCATCTGATGCTTTCTTCCCTTTCCCTGATTGTGTTGAATTAGCTGCTGAAGCAGGAATTACTGCGGTTTTACAACCGGGTGGCTCTATTAAAGACCAGGATTCTATTGACAAGGCTAATGAAAAAGGTTTAGCAATGGTGACTACCGGAGTTAGACACTTTAAACATTAA
- a CDS encoding DUF4377 domain-containing protein, with amino-acid sequence MNKVKYLSIVIVIFAVLTMACKSNPNLYVASKQVDCVGAGPQKCLLVKENKDENWTYLYDNIQGFNYEPGYEYELIIKKENIANPPADASSIRYILVKELSKTKKDSENLPD; translated from the coding sequence ATGAATAAAGTAAAATATCTATCAATAGTAATTGTCATTTTTGCAGTTCTAACTATGGCTTGCAAAAGTAATCCCAATCTTTACGTCGCTTCAAAACAAGTTGATTGCGTTGGCGCTGGTCCGCAGAAATGCTTATTGGTAAAAGAAAACAAAGACGAAAACTGGACTTATTTATATGATAATATCCAGGGATTCAACTACGAGCCGGGATATGAATACGAACTAATTATTAAAAAAGAGAATATCGCTAACCCTCCGGCAGATGCGTCTTCGATTCGTTATATCCTGGTAAAGGAGCTTTCTAAAACGAAAAAGGATTCTGAGAATCTTCCGGATTAA